In Chlorogloeopsis sp. ULAP01, one DNA window encodes the following:
- a CDS encoding bifunctional orotidine-5'-phosphate decarboxylase/orotate phosphoribosyltransferase, with the protein MSFFNKLEAAIAQNQSFLFVGLDPNPEMMPSHYNSREDDIIQSLRDWLQFAIAQTADLVCAYKPTLGFYEALGAPGIELLQQTLAAIPSHIPVILDAKHSDLNTSTLFARIVFEQWQVDAVTLNPYVGQDHVAPFLVYPGKAVFVLCCTSNPAAGKLQKYPTSDSPLYLQVVKEARNWGTPEQLGLEVGTTEPEVLAKVRSLAPERLIMSRSIWQESTDLSQILRSGLDGNSEGLIIPIPQDWLSLEEPAQLIRSLREKVNQTRSQITFSGSTCDLWLSNVCTLNGHPHLDLILQLYDIGCILFGNFVQASGDTFPYYIDLRKIISNPQIFHKILNAYAEILKELSFDRIAGIPYGSLPTATGLALHLNYPMIFPRKEVKAHGTRRVIEGNYQPGETIVVVDDILISGKSAMEGAEKIKSVGLRVQDIVVFLDHEKGVKDRLQDNGYRAHSVLTISEITETLYQAGRINKEQFQMLAQVH; encoded by the coding sequence ATGAGCTTCTTTAACAAGTTAGAAGCGGCGATCGCCCAAAACCAGAGCTTTCTGTTTGTGGGACTTGACCCCAATCCAGAGATGATGCCTAGCCACTATAACAGTCGAGAAGATGACATCATCCAAAGTTTACGTGACTGGCTACAATTTGCGATCGCACAAACAGCTGATCTTGTCTGTGCCTACAAGCCTACTCTTGGGTTTTATGAAGCGCTAGGTGCGCCAGGAATAGAACTTCTGCAACAAACACTCGCAGCAATTCCATCTCATATCCCAGTCATTTTAGATGCCAAACATAGTGACTTAAACACCAGTACTCTCTTTGCTCGAATAGTCTTTGAACAGTGGCAAGTAGATGCTGTTACCCTTAATCCTTACGTTGGACAAGATCACGTAGCCCCATTTTTGGTTTATCCGGGCAAAGCAGTTTTTGTGTTGTGTTGTACGTCTAATCCGGCAGCAGGTAAGTTGCAGAAATATCCGACATCAGATTCTCCGCTCTATTTACAAGTTGTCAAAGAAGCCAGAAATTGGGGTACTCCAGAGCAATTGGGGCTGGAAGTTGGCACAACAGAACCAGAAGTCTTAGCAAAAGTGCGATCGCTCGCTCCCGAACGGCTGATCATGTCTCGAAGCATCTGGCAAGAAAGCACAGACTTGAGTCAAATTTTGAGATCTGGACTAGATGGCAACAGCGAAGGTTTAATTATTCCTATTCCCCAAGATTGGTTAAGCCTTGAAGAACCAGCACAGCTAATTAGATCTCTGCGTGAAAAAGTGAATCAAACCAGAAGCCAAATTACTTTCTCTGGTTCCACCTGTGATTTGTGGCTATCTAATGTTTGTACGTTGAACGGACACCCTCATCTAGACTTGATTTTGCAGCTCTACGACATCGGCTGCATTCTATTTGGTAACTTTGTCCAAGCTTCGGGAGACACATTCCCTTATTACATTGATCTGCGCAAAATTATTTCTAATCCCCAAATCTTTCATAAAATTTTGAATGCTTATGCCGAGATTCTCAAAGAACTTAGCTTTGATCGAATTGCTGGTATTCCTTACGGCTCTTTACCAACTGCCACGGGGCTGGCGCTACATTTAAATTACCCAATGATTTTTCCGCGCAAAGAAGTCAAAGCCCATGGAACACGACGAGTGATTGAGGGAAACTATCAGCCAGGAGAAACAATCGTAGTCGTAGATGATATTCTAATTAGCGGTAAAAGCGCAATGGAAGGGGCAGAAAAAATCAAATCTGTTGGCTTACGCGTACAGGACATTGTGGTGTTTCTGGATCATGAAAAAGGAGTTAAAGACAGATTGCAGGATAATGGCTACCGGGCGCATTCGGTGCTGACAATTTCTGAAATTACAGAAACGCTATACCAAGCAGGGCGCATCAATAAGGAACAATTTCAGATGCTAGCTCAGGTTCATTAA
- a CDS encoding DUF4079 domain-containing protein: protein MEFRDAILLLHPAIAVLVVFPFIGVVVNRALQTRQRRLEIKMTGKSKIPAVVGQEHVQLGRWLTGAVVGIVLLALANDIFSHILDHQLWMTALFQVIFIALLFAATIASIVLLYKAKERKWRAIFATLTGMGLVLLGCQDGVYRKTDQWYISHYYYGLTAAFLMIFSLAILPEIYKDRSNFWRKIHITLNCIALLIFMGQGITGTRSLLEVPLSWQEHYIQQLYEQKCDTRNCTIQAPSLPQKPL, encoded by the coding sequence ATGGAATTTAGAGATGCGATTTTGCTGTTGCATCCAGCGATCGCTGTGCTTGTAGTCTTCCCTTTCATCGGTGTCGTTGTCAACCGCGCTTTACAAACTCGTCAACGCCGATTGGAGATTAAAATGACAGGTAAGAGTAAAATTCCCGCAGTTGTAGGGCAAGAACACGTTCAGTTAGGTCGCTGGCTCACGGGAGCAGTAGTAGGTATTGTTCTATTAGCTTTGGCTAACGATATTTTCAGTCATATTTTAGATCATCAACTTTGGATGACAGCACTATTCCAAGTCATCTTTATCGCACTATTATTTGCAGCTACTATTGCTTCGATAGTTCTACTTTATAAAGCTAAGGAACGAAAATGGCGTGCTATATTTGCAACCTTAACAGGAATGGGTTTAGTACTGCTTGGTTGTCAAGATGGTGTTTACCGCAAAACTGATCAGTGGTACATTTCCCACTATTACTATGGATTAACCGCTGCTTTTTTGATGATTTTTTCTCTAGCAATCTTGCCAGAAATATATAAGGATAGAAGCAATTTTTGGCGCAAGATTCACATCACTTTAAATTGTATTGCCCTACTAATTTTTATGGGACAAGGAATTACCGGGACGCGATCATTGTTAGAAGTTCCCCTCAGTTGGCAGGAACATTATATTCAGCAGCTTTATGAGCAAAAGTGTGATACAAGAAATTGCACAATCCAGGCTCCTTCTCTACCTCAAAAGCCTTTATAG
- a CDS encoding DMT family transporter gives MTRHKRRHRLIHTIPGQIYLWLAIMIFGASNAVTRKLTEIGAQNFIGGRNPISLCNVLFVGNLCALIVLLPIYWRQWNLKTLQQLSLQDWIALVAVAILSGAVAPGLIFQALALTKVNNVVLVGRLEPPLTLILSVWLLKERVNLWEILGAMVAFIGVILTIILQPQGQAMMNVGGLSVGIGEILAVAGSVALGVSTIIGKGRLSEIPLGIYSIFRTALGTIIFFFIALNLYGTAHFMDVLSPFLWQWMLVYGAVIVVVGQSFWIKGLRASTVSVASLVGSFTPITGILAAYLILGEAPTQAQYIGGCLIVVGIFLSQVGIRRQYHRVLFSKVTSTQAEQEVETGMGFKGI, from the coding sequence GTGACCAGACACAAAAGAAGGCATCGTCTAATCCACACAATTCCGGGACAAATTTATCTTTGGCTAGCAATCATGATTTTTGGCGCATCTAATGCAGTTACCCGGAAGCTGACAGAAATTGGTGCTCAAAACTTTATAGGTGGTCGCAATCCAATCTCTCTGTGTAATGTTTTGTTTGTGGGAAACCTGTGCGCCTTAATTGTTTTGCTCCCAATCTACTGGCGACAGTGGAACCTTAAGACTTTGCAGCAACTGTCTTTGCAGGATTGGATTGCTCTTGTGGCAGTAGCGATTTTATCTGGAGCAGTGGCTCCTGGTTTGATTTTCCAAGCATTAGCGTTAACCAAAGTCAACAATGTCGTTCTGGTGGGACGCTTGGAACCACCCCTGACTCTGATTTTATCGGTCTGGTTGTTGAAGGAACGGGTTAATCTTTGGGAAATTTTGGGGGCGATGGTTGCGTTTATCGGGGTTATCCTAACTATTATTCTTCAACCCCAAGGACAAGCGATGATGAATGTGGGTGGTTTAAGTGTGGGTATTGGGGAGATTTTGGCAGTCGCAGGATCTGTGGCTCTGGGAGTTTCCACAATTATTGGCAAAGGACGACTTTCCGAAATTCCTCTGGGAATCTACAGTATCTTTCGTACTGCCTTAGGCACCATAATATTTTTCTTTATTGCTTTAAATTTATATGGCACAGCTCATTTTATGGATGTACTCTCACCTTTTCTATGGCAGTGGATGCTTGTGTATGGGGCAGTAATTGTGGTGGTAGGTCAGTCATTTTGGATCAAGGGTTTGAGAGCATCCACTGTGTCTGTGGCTTCCTTAGTTGGCTCATTTACTCCAATTACGGGAATTCTGGCAGCTTATTTAATTTTAGGCGAAGCCCCAACTCAAGCTCAATATATTGGTGGTTGTCTGATTGTAGTTGGCATCTTCTTGAGCCAAGTTGGCATTCGACGTCAGTATCACAGAGTTCTTTTTTCCAAGGTGACTTCTACTCAAGCAGAACAAGAGGTGGAGACTGGTATGGGATTTAAGGGAATCTGA
- the moeB gene encoding molybdopterin-synthase adenylyltransferase MoeB, with translation MLNPNLDEIQLTKDDYERYSRHLILPEVGVEGQKRLKAASVLCIGTGGLGAPLLLYLAAAGIGRIGIVDFDVVDTSNLQRQVIHGTSWVGKPKIESAKNRILEINPYCQVDLYETRLSSENALDIIRPYDIVVDGTDNFPTRYLVNDACVLLNKPNVYGSIFRFEGQATVFNYEGGPNYRDLYPEPPPPGMVPSCAEGGVLGILPGIIGVIQATETVKIILGQGTTLSGRLLLYNALEMKFRELKLRPNPVRPVIEKLIDYDQFCGIPQAKAEEEKQQMEILEMTVHELKQLLESNANDFVLLDVRNPHEYEIAKIPGSVLVPLPDIENGEGVTKVKEILNGHRLVVHCKSGMRSAKALGILKQAGIDGTNVKGGILAWSKEIDPSVPQY, from the coding sequence ATGCTGAATCCAAATCTGGACGAAATCCAGTTAACAAAAGATGATTATGAACGATACTCCCGCCACCTAATTTTGCCAGAAGTTGGCGTGGAAGGGCAAAAGCGCTTAAAAGCCGCCAGTGTACTATGTATAGGAACAGGAGGGCTGGGTGCTCCATTGCTTTTGTATTTGGCAGCAGCAGGTATTGGGCGCATCGGCATTGTTGATTTCGATGTTGTCGATACTTCTAACCTGCAACGCCAAGTGATTCACGGTACTTCTTGGGTGGGAAAGCCCAAGATCGAATCGGCAAAGAATCGGATTTTGGAGATTAACCCCTACTGTCAGGTTGACCTATACGAAACACGCCTTTCATCGGAAAACGCCCTCGATATCATTAGACCTTATGATATTGTCGTGGATGGAACCGATAATTTCCCTACGCGATATTTAGTTAATGATGCTTGCGTGTTGTTAAACAAACCCAATGTTTACGGTTCTATTTTCAGGTTTGAAGGACAAGCTACAGTATTTAACTACGAGGGCGGGCCAAATTATCGTGATTTATATCCCGAACCCCCACCACCAGGAATGGTTCCCTCCTGTGCTGAAGGTGGTGTTTTGGGCATCCTACCGGGAATCATTGGTGTTATTCAAGCAACGGAAACTGTCAAAATTATTCTTGGTCAAGGTACAACTTTAAGCGGACGCCTGTTGCTTTACAATGCTCTAGAAATGAAGTTCCGTGAATTGAAGTTACGTCCTAATCCGGTACGTCCGGTGATTGAAAAATTGATAGATTACGATCAATTTTGCGGTATTCCTCAAGCAAAAGCAGAAGAGGAAAAACAGCAGATGGAAATTCTTGAAATGACAGTACACGAATTAAAGCAGTTGTTGGAAAGTAATGCTAATGATTTCGTGCTGTTGGATGTACGCAATCCCCATGAATATGAAATTGCTAAAATTCCCGGTTCAGTTTTGGTACCATTACCGGATATTGAAAACGGTGAAGGTGTTACCAAAGTCAAGGAAATTCTCAACGGACATCGTTTGGTTGTCCATTGTAAATCAGGGATGCGTTCCGCAAAAGCTTTAGGAATACTCAAGCAAGCGGGAATTGACGGTACAAATGTCAAGGGTGGAATTCTTGCCTGGAGTAAAGAAATCGATCCATCAGTGCCGCAATACTAA
- a CDS encoding M67 family metallopeptidase produces the protein MIRLRKKDWQIIRSHAEKTYPQECCGIVFGERNDCGKTVVEIMPTENAWGTQAVADFPDEEIVYGRRRRYAIAPQVILQAQKQAREHSLDIIGIYHSHTDYPAIPSEFDRECAWQEYSYIIVSVQKGKASEMNSWYLDDHHQFQQEELKIKS, from the coding sequence ATGATTAGACTTAGAAAAAAAGACTGGCAAATTATCCGCAGCCACGCTGAGAAAACCTACCCGCAAGAGTGCTGCGGTATTGTATTTGGTGAGCGAAATGATTGTGGCAAGACTGTAGTAGAAATTATGCCCACAGAAAATGCTTGGGGTACACAAGCAGTGGCAGATTTCCCAGATGAAGAAATAGTGTATGGGAGGAGGCGCAGGTACGCGATCGCACCCCAAGTTATATTACAAGCACAAAAGCAAGCACGGGAACACTCTCTCGATATAATAGGTATCTATCACTCCCATACCGACTATCCAGCGATTCCCTCAGAATTTGACCGAGAGTGCGCTTGGCAGGAATACTCATACATCATAGTTTCTGTACAAAAAGGCAAAGCGAGTGAAATGAACAGTTGGTATCTGGATGATCACCACCAGTTCCAACAAGAAGAATTAAAAATAAAAAGCTAA
- a CDS encoding carbonic anhydrase: MSRINGFIGRRHFLNLAGIGSIGIVSSVAGCSILKDTKSAIAREATLADATANKPKPVTPDEALKLLLDGNQRFVQQKRKYPDQTLERIRLISQAQHPFAAILGCADSRVPAEIVFDRGLGDLFVVRVAGNIASESAIGSLEYATDVLGSQVIVVLGHKRCGAVATALEDQPVSGRMGLIIENIKPAVEKIKSTTENFQVDAVIANIKYQAQRLQENSTTLAKLIRQNKLKIVSALYDLDSGAVSIIST; encoded by the coding sequence ATGAGTCGAATTAATGGATTTATCGGACGTCGTCATTTCTTGAATCTGGCAGGGATAGGAAGTATTGGGATTGTGTCTAGTGTGGCTGGTTGCAGCATCTTAAAAGACACCAAAAGCGCGATCGCTCGTGAAGCCACCTTGGCTGATGCCACAGCAAACAAACCTAAACCAGTTACTCCTGATGAAGCTCTAAAGCTATTATTGGATGGAAATCAGCGATTTGTTCAGCAAAAGCGTAAATATCCCGATCAAACTTTAGAACGGATACGATTAATTTCCCAAGCTCAACATCCTTTTGCTGCCATACTAGGTTGTGCAGATTCCAGGGTTCCCGCCGAAATTGTTTTTGATCGTGGGCTTGGAGATTTGTTTGTTGTGCGAGTAGCTGGAAATATAGCCTCTGAGTCAGCTATTGGCAGTTTAGAATACGCTACAGATGTCTTAGGTTCTCAGGTAATCGTAGTTTTAGGTCATAAAAGATGTGGTGCAGTAGCCACCGCACTTGAGGATCAACCAGTTTCTGGCAGAATGGGCTTGATTATTGAGAACATTAAGCCAGCTGTAGAGAAAATAAAATCTACTACAGAAAATTTCCAGGTTGATGCGGTAATAGCCAATATTAAATATCAGGCTCAAAGACTACAGGAAAACTCTACTACATTGGCTAAACTTATTCGCCAAAACAAACTCAAAATTGTTAGTGCTCTTTATGATTTAGATAGCGGTGCAGTATCAATTATAAGTACATAA
- a CDS encoding CAP domain-containing protein: MIRQSAFGIALSMLVLASGFTTTYAPGHTSTKKRFAHQALSLSSSQSTTTVTFNTADLEKSVFARINRYRTAKGLPKLTLNANVTRQARIHSLNMANGKVPFSHQGFERRVGATRIRYTSASENVAFNQGYSDPVAEAIHGWVHSPDHLVNIKGNYNLTGIGVAVNSKGEVYLTQIFLSNK, translated from the coding sequence ATGATTCGACAATCTGCTTTTGGCATAGCTTTAAGTATGCTTGTCCTTGCCAGTGGATTCACAACCACCTATGCACCAGGTCACACTTCTACTAAAAAACGGTTTGCACACCAGGCGTTGTCGCTTTCGTCAAGTCAGTCCACAACAACAGTAACTTTTAATACGGCTGATTTAGAAAAATCAGTATTTGCTCGAATTAATCGATATCGGACTGCCAAGGGTTTGCCAAAGCTAACTCTTAATGCAAACGTCACCAGACAGGCAAGGATTCACAGTTTAAATATGGCCAACGGTAAAGTTCCATTTAGCCATCAGGGATTTGAACGACGAGTCGGTGCTACGCGCATTCGCTACACAAGTGCATCAGAAAATGTCGCTTTCAATCAAGGATATAGCGATCCTGTTGCCGAAGCTATTCATGGCTGGGTTCACAGTCCCGATCACTTAGTCAATATCAAAGGCAATTACAATCTCACTGGGATTGGTGTGGCTGTCAATAGCAAAGGGGAAGTTTATCTAACGCAAATTTTCCTGAGCAATAAATAG
- a CDS encoding ribonuclease H-like domain-containing protein, whose product MELQNFQVYDRDLSEATLSQYLEASAIAVDTETMGLIPQRDRLCLVQLCNYEGQVTAIRISKGQNEAPNLKKLLEAANVIKIFHFARFDLAALRYHLGIQVNPVFCSKIASKLARTYTQRHGLKDVVMELEQVELDKSAQSSDWGNAANLTKTQLSYAANDVRYLLKVREKLIEMLKREERWELAQECFRCLPTIVSLDLLQFKDLFEH is encoded by the coding sequence ATGGAATTACAAAATTTTCAGGTTTACGATCGCGATCTTAGCGAAGCTACCTTATCCCAGTATTTAGAAGCTAGTGCGATCGCTGTCGATACAGAGACAATGGGACTAATACCGCAGCGCGATCGCTTGTGTTTAGTACAACTGTGTAACTACGAAGGACAAGTAACTGCTATCCGTATTAGTAAAGGACAAAACGAGGCTCCAAATTTAAAAAAACTGTTAGAAGCGGCAAATGTTATAAAAATTTTTCACTTTGCACGTTTCGACCTTGCTGCTTTACGTTATCATCTTGGGATCCAAGTCAATCCCGTATTTTGTAGCAAGATTGCCAGTAAATTAGCACGTACTTACACTCAACGTCACGGTCTTAAAGACGTGGTAATGGAGTTAGAACAAGTAGAATTAGACAAAAGCGCTCAAAGCTCTGACTGGGGAAACGCAGCTAACTTAACCAAAACTCAACTAAGTTATGCTGCTAACGATGTGCGCTACTTACTAAAAGTGCGAGAAAAATTGATAGAAATGCTCAAGCGAGAAGAACGTTGGGAATTAGCTCAAGAATGCTTTCGGTGTTTACCGACTATAGTCTCCCTAGATTTATTACAATTCAAGGATTTGTTTGAACACTGA
- a CDS encoding rhodanese-like domain-containing protein: protein MNDIKDNIKDNKLVENIIPSQPPIEQQSDAHVLKSRLEWGEPAFTIIDVRDRNTYNEGHIMGAMPMPLDQLVERATPSLAKSRDIYVYGANEQDTAQAAQQLRSAGFEHVSELRGGLAAWKAIGGPTEGIIESQTPPGAGDYNVVSRVKEHVETQQKDV from the coding sequence ATGAATGACATCAAAGATAACATCAAAGATAACAAGTTAGTAGAAAATATCATTCCTTCACAACCACCTATTGAGCAACAATCTGATGCCCATGTTTTGAAGTCTCGCTTAGAGTGGGGTGAGCCGGCTTTTACAATTATTGATGTGCGCGATCGCAATACCTACAATGAAGGCCATATCATGGGCGCAATGCCAATGCCATTAGATCAATTGGTAGAGCGGGCGACACCATCTTTAGCAAAAAGTCGTGACATCTATGTTTATGGTGCTAATGAGCAAGATACAGCTCAAGCTGCACAACAGTTGAGAAGCGCTGGATTTGAACACGTATCTGAACTCAGAGGCGGTTTAGCAGCATGGAAAGCTATTGGTGGCCCGACTGAAGGTATTATCGAATCACAAACTCCTCCTGGTGCTGGCGACTATAATGTTGTCTCTAGAGTTAAAGAACACGTAGAAACTCAACAAAAAGACGTGTAG
- the pdxA gene encoding 4-hydroxythreonine-4-phosphate dehydrogenase PdxA translates to MSQFNQKNDISLSIHRPRLALTMGDPAGIGPEVILKALANPELSKNFNVTVVGSRDLLLEIYTKVLVNGNLVPLANPESLSIIDVPLKEQLKSQIVMGVGNAASGAASFAYMEWAIAHTNLGEFDAIVTAPIAKSAWKAAGYDYPGQTELLAEKTGTHKFGMLFAARSPHTNWTLRCLLATTHISLCQVPQVLSTELIAQKLDLLVDCLEKDFGIESGKIAIAGLNPHSGEQGQLGTEEKEWLIPWLEQERQKRPNWQLDGPIPPDTMWVKPGRAWYGGDDATKATADAYLALYHDQGLIPVKLMAFDRAVNTTIGLPFIRTSPDHGTAFDIAGKGIADATSMKAAIELAAELASVRLQRRMQTGA, encoded by the coding sequence ATGTCTCAATTCAATCAAAAGAACGATATATCGCTATCAATTCATCGCCCTCGTCTGGCGCTAACTATGGGAGATCCAGCCGGAATTGGGCCAGAAGTGATTTTGAAAGCCTTGGCTAACCCGGAATTGAGCAAAAATTTTAATGTAACAGTTGTAGGTAGCCGCGATTTATTATTAGAAATTTATACAAAGGTTCTTGTGAATGGAAATTTAGTACCTTTGGCAAACCCAGAAAGTTTGTCAATCATTGATGTTCCTCTAAAGGAACAACTTAAAAGTCAAATTGTGATGGGGGTGGGTAATGCAGCTAGTGGTGCAGCAAGTTTTGCTTATATGGAATGGGCGATCGCTCACACAAACTTGGGTGAATTTGATGCAATAGTCACTGCTCCGATCGCTAAATCTGCATGGAAAGCGGCAGGTTACGACTATCCAGGACAAACAGAACTTTTAGCCGAAAAGACGGGTACACATAAATTTGGAATGTTATTCGCAGCGCGATCGCCCCACACTAACTGGACGCTGCGGTGTTTGCTTGCAACCACACATATTTCTTTATGTCAAGTACCTCAAGTGCTCTCAACAGAATTAATAGCGCAAAAACTTGATTTGTTGGTGGATTGCTTGGAGAAAGATTTTGGCATTGAGAGTGGGAAGATAGCGATCGCGGGCTTAAATCCCCATAGCGGCGAACAGGGACAACTGGGAACAGAAGAAAAAGAATGGTTGATACCTTGGTTAGAACAAGAACGTCAAAAACGCCCGAATTGGCAGCTAGATGGGCCAATTCCCCCAGATACAATGTGGGTTAAACCAGGTAGAGCTTGGTATGGTGGAGATGATGCAACCAAAGCTACTGCCGATGCTTACCTGGCACTTTACCACGACCAAGGTTTAATTCCGGTAAAGTTAATGGCGTTTGACCGAGCAGTTAATACTACTATAGGTCTTCCTTTTATTCGTACTTCCCCCGATCACGGCACAGCATTTGATATTGCGGGTAAGGGAATTGCTGATGCTACTAGTATGAAAGCAGCGATCGAGTTAGCAGCAGAGTTGGCAAGTGTAAGGCTACAAAGAAGAATGCAAACAGGTGCGTAG
- a CDS encoding PetM family cytochrome b6-f complex subunit 7, with product MGGEMFNAALLSFGLIFVGWGLGVLLLKIQGVEE from the coding sequence ATGGGCGGCGAAATGTTCAATGCAGCTCTATTATCTTTCGGTTTAATCTTTGTAGGCTGGGGCTTAGGTGTATTGTTACTGAAGATTCAAGGCGTAGAAGAGTAA
- a CDS encoding SDR family oxidoreductase — MTLLIVGATGTLGRQVARRAIDEGYKVRCLVRSPKKAAFLKEWGAEVVPGDLCYPQTLQAALEGVTAVIDAATSRPTDSLSIKQVDWDGKVSLIQASLAAGVERFIFFSILNADKYPEVPLMEIKRCTEIFLAESGLNYTILQLAGFMQGLIGQYGIPILEGQPVWVTGESSPIAYMDTQDIAKFAVRTLKVPETEKQTFPIVGTRAWSAEEIISLCERLSGKEARVTRMPINLLRTVRRMMRFFQWGWNVADRLAFTEVLASGKPLNASMDEVYQVFGLDPKDTTTLESYLQEYFNRIMKKLRELDYEKNKKKKEKRTPFKKVNSQ, encoded by the coding sequence ATGACACTACTAATAGTCGGTGCTACTGGCACCCTGGGAAGACAAGTGGCTCGTCGTGCCATTGATGAGGGGTATAAAGTACGTTGTCTTGTCCGGAGTCCTAAGAAAGCCGCATTTCTCAAGGAATGGGGTGCGGAAGTTGTACCGGGAGATTTGTGCTACCCCCAGACACTACAAGCGGCATTGGAAGGTGTAACCGCAGTCATTGACGCGGCAACATCTCGCCCTACTGATTCACTAAGTATCAAGCAAGTAGACTGGGATGGCAAAGTATCTTTGATCCAAGCATCTTTAGCTGCGGGTGTAGAGCGTTTTATATTCTTTTCTATACTGAATGCCGATAAGTATCCAGAAGTACCGTTGATGGAAATCAAGCGGTGTACTGAAATATTTTTGGCAGAGTCTGGATTGAATTACACCATATTACAATTAGCCGGTTTTATGCAAGGCTTAATTGGTCAATATGGCATTCCAATTTTGGAGGGACAACCTGTTTGGGTAACGGGAGAATCTTCGCCCATTGCCTATATGGACACTCAAGACATTGCTAAATTTGCAGTTCGTACTTTAAAAGTGCCAGAAACAGAAAAACAAACTTTTCCGATAGTTGGTACTCGTGCTTGGAGTGCGGAGGAAATTATTAGCCTGTGCGAGCGCCTATCTGGGAAAGAAGCTAGAGTGACGCGGATGCCCATTAACCTGCTGCGTACTGTACGTCGGATGATGCGATTTTTTCAGTGGGGATGGAATGTAGCAGATAGACTGGCATTTACAGAAGTACTGGCAAGCGGTAAACCTCTAAATGCATCAATGGATGAAGTGTACCAAGTTTTTGGATTAGACCCTAAAGACACTACAACCCTAGAAAGCTACCTGCAAGAGTACTTCAACCGTATTATGAAGAAGCTCAGGGAATTAGACTACGAAAAAAATAAAAAGAAAAAGGAAAAAAGAACTCCGTTTAAAAAAGTCAATAGTCAGTAG